Proteins from one Syngnathus scovelli strain Florida chromosome 17, RoL_Ssco_1.2, whole genome shotgun sequence genomic window:
- the psmb5 gene encoding proteasome subunit beta type-5, with product MALASVLNSDCAGFSFGSRQTAAFDCGPVLSGLGLETTSGDNILFAIKNPLCAVDNDDVERKIEFLHGTTTLAFKFQHGVIVAVDSRATAGSYIASQTVKKVIEINPYLLGTMAGGAADCSFWERMLARQCRVYELRNKERISVAAASKLLANMVYQYKGMGLSMSTMVCGWDKRGPGLYYVNSEGSRVCGDMFSLGSGAIYAYGVMDSGFRQDLTVEEACDLGRRAIYQATYRDAYSGGQVNLYHVHSEGWTRVSQDNVLELHKRYKNQA from the exons atggctctcgCAAGTGTGTTGAACAGTGATTGTGCTGGTTTTTCTTTTGGCAGCCGTCAAACGGCTGCTTTCGATTGTGGACCCGTACTGAGTGGTCTTGGACTCGAAACAACATCGGGAGACAACATTCTGTTTGCCATCAAAAATCCACTGTGTGCTGTGGACAACGATGACGTCGAGAGGAAAATAGAGTTTCTGCATGGGACCACTACCTTAGCGTTTAAA TTCCAGCATGGTGTCATTGTGGCAGTGGACTCTCGGGCCACAGCGGGCAGCTACATCGCTTCGCAGACGGTCAAAAAGGTGATTGAGATTAATCCCTACCTGCTGGGCACCATGGCTGGAGGAGCAGCAGACTGCAGCTTCTGGGAGCGTATGCTGGCACGCCAATGCCGCGTCTACGAGCTCCGCAACAAAGAGCGCATCTCGGTGGCAGCAGCGTCCAAGTTACTTGCCAACATGGTCTATCAGTACAAGGGCATGGGACTCAGCATGTCAACCATGGTCTGTGGCTGGGACAAGAGAGGCCCAG GGCTGTACTACGTCAACTCAGAAGGAAGCAGAGTTTGTGGTGACATGTTCTCACTGGGCTCTGGCGCCATCTACGCCTACGGTGTGATGGACAGCGGCTTTCGGCAAGATCTGACCGTGGAGGAAGCCTGCGATCTTGGCCGCCGCGCTATCTACCAGGCCACATACCGCGACGCCTACAGCGGAGGGCAGGTCAACCTCTACCACGTGCATAGCGAAGGCTGGACCAGGGTCTCCCAGGATAATGTGCTTGAGCTGCATAAGAGATACAAAAATCAGGCATAA
- the prmt5 gene encoding protein arginine N-methyltransferase 5 yields the protein MASVSTGSRVSCGRDLDCVPEVDETLTAVAKLGFDFVCMPLFHPRFRREFELEPSKSRPGPQTRSDLLLCGRDWNTLIVGKQSPWIDTDCEVETVRRSSEAALAQELHFSAYLGLPVFMMFLNGPHKANLARVLLNHIQSGHHTTNFWIRVPLMAPEDMREDLIENEPVTCIDETTIDEKTWNWWHSLRTLCDYNKRIFLAIEVGADIPSETVIDKWFGEPIKAAILPTSIFLTNKKGFPVLSKAHQRIIVRLFKLEAQFIFTGTSRHTDKDFRSYLQYLEYLSQNRPAPNSYELFAKGYEDYLQSPLQPLMDNLESQTYEVFEKDPIKYSQYQQAVYKCLLDRVPEDQKDTNVQVLMVLGAGRGPLVNASLRAAKQSERKLKVYAVEKNPNAVITLENWRFEEWGDQVTVVSSDMRDWTSPEKADIIVSELLGSFGDNELSPECLDGAQHFLKDDGVSIPCSYTSYLAPLSSSKLYNEVRGCRERDKDPESHFEMPYVVRLHNFHQLSDPKACFTFTHPTTDMNNNRYQCLKFSVNCNSVLHGFAGYFETTLYKDVILSIKPDTHSPGMFSWFPILFPLKQPISISRDDDVTVRFWRCNNGKKVWYEWAVTEPACSAIHNPAGRSYTIGL from the exons ATGGCGTCCGTTAGTACGGGAAGCAGAGTGTCCTGCGGAAGAGATTTGGATTGCGTGCCAGAAGTTGACGAAACATTAACTGCGGTCGCCAAACTCGG GTTTGACTTCGTATGCATGCCCCTCTTCCACCCGAGGTTCAGGAGGGAATTTGAGTTGGAACCCTCTAAATCTCGACCTGGTCCACAGACGCGGTCTGACCTGCTGCTGTGTGGAAGAG aTTGGAACACTCTGATTGTTGGTAAGCAGTCCCCATGGATTGACACAGATTGTGAAGTGGAGACAGTACGCAGAAGCTCAGAAGCT GCGCTGGCACAGGAATTGCATTTCTCAGCCTACTTGGGTCTGCCGGTCTTCATGATGTTTTTAAATGGACCTCATAAAGCAAATCTTGCTCGTGTGCTGCTTAATCATATCCAATCTGGACACCACACCACAAAT TTCTGGATTCGAGTTCCACTGATGGCACCTGAAGACATGCGGGAGGACCTGATTGAGAATGAGCCAGTCACATGTATTGATGAGACAACTATAGATGAGAAGACCTGGAACTG GTGGCACTCATTAAGGACACTTTGTGATTACAACAAGAGGATTTTTCTTG CCATTGAAGTGGGAGCAGACATACCTTCAGAAACTGTAATTGATAAGTGGTTTGGGGAACCAATCAAAGCAGCCATACTTCCCACCAGCATCTTCCTAACCAACAAGAAGGGATTTCCTGTTTTATCCAAAGCACACCAGAGAATAATTGTCCGACTTTTCAAG TTGGAGGCACAATTCATCTTTACTGGTACAAGTCGTCACACTGACAAGGACTTTCGCTCATACCTGCAGTACCTGGAATACCTCAGTCAGAACCGCCCAGCTCCCAATTCCTATGAGCTCTTTGCTAAAGGTTATGAAGATTACCTCCAGTCTCCCCTACAG CCTCTCATGGATAACCTGGAGTCACAGACTTATGAAGTTTTTGAGAAGGATCCTATTAAATATTCACAGTACCAACAG GCTGTGTATAAATGCCTTCTCGATCGAGTCCCGGAGGATCAGAAAGACACCAACGTTCA AGTGTTGATGGTGTTGGGGGCAGGCAGGGGTCCCCTGGTCAATGCGTCTCTGCGTGCTGCCAAGCAATCAGAGCGCAAGTTGAAAGTTTACGCTGTTGAAAAGAATCCCAACGCTGTCATCAC GCTGGAAAACTGGCGCTTTGAGGAGTGGGGAGATCAGGTGACTGTGGTGTCATCTGACATGAGAGACTGGACCTCGCCTGAGAAGGCTGACATCATTGTCAGCGAACTGCTTGGATCATTTGGCGATAATGAACTATCCCCGGAGTGCTTGGATGGAGCGCAGCACTTTCTCAAAG ATGATGGTGTGAGCATTCCCTGCTCCTACACCTCCTACCTTGCACcgctgtcctcctccaagctgtATAACGAAGTCCGAGGCTGCAGGGAACGCGACAAGGATCCCGAGTCTCACTTCGAAATGCCATATGTAGTACGTCTCCACAACTTCCACCAGCTGTCTGACCCCAAAGCATGCTTCACCTTCACACACCCCACAACAG aTATGAACAATAACCGTTACCAGTGCCTCAAATTCTCAGTGAATTGTAACTCGGTCCTCCATGGCTTCGCTGGGTACTTTGAGACCACACTCTACAAAGATGTTATACTCA GCATAAAACCTGATACACATTCGCCTGGAATGTTTTCGTGGTTCCCCATTCTCTTCCCA